In Acidobacteriota bacterium, the genomic stretch AAACCACTCCGGGAATCCTGCACACGATCGACGCTCTCGTAGCCGGACGTCTGGATCTTGGTGACCTGAACCATGTTCGCTCGTTCGTTGATCTCATCGTGGCCAGCGAGGTGGTGTACGCATTCGAATCCACGCATTCGATGGACTGCTGCCGATCTTCCCATGTTAGGAAAAGTCGATACAACTTATCCATCCAACCGCGCTATTTACACGACGAACGCATAAGAATGCGTGGTATTGCTGAGCAAGTGATGATTCAACGGTCGCCTGAGCCCTGCAAGGTCACTGTATGGTGCAGGAATCACGAGTAGGTCGGCAGATCGCACGAAATGTCGTCCAACATTTGAAACGTTCGTCTATCATGTGAAAATCCGTGCTCAGCGATCGTCGATCGCAAGCGTATGAACGTATGACTCAGGAGGCGAGGATGACGAGGTCGAGAACAAGGTGGACGAGGTTTTCACACTTGCTGGCCTCAGCGGGGAGTACAAGGATCGGTTACCTCGAGAGCTGTCCGGTGGCCAGCTGCAGAGGATCTCTATCGCAAGAGCACTGATGAGTAACCCCGAACTCATCGTGCTTGACGAGCCGACATCATCGCTGGACCAGTCGATTCGCGGCAGGATCGTGTCGTTGCTTCGGGACATTCAGAGACAGCGCCAGGTGGCGTATCTGTTCATCAGCCACGATCTCAGCACGGTGAGGCGCATTGCCGACCGTGTGGCCGTCATGTACCTCGGACGTATCGTCGAGATTGCGGAGACGGAAACTTTTTCGAGTTCCCTCAACACCCCTACACGAAGGCTCTACTGTCTGCCGCGCCTTCGATCGATCCATCCAGACGATCTGAGCGCATCGTGCTTGCGGGCGAGACGCCCAACCCATCGGAGTTACCCGTGGGTTGCGCGTTTTAAGAGAGGTGTTCGCTCGTGCACGACAGGTGCCGCGGTGAGGCTCCGATACTCAGGTCGTTCGCCGCAGGTCATGACGTCGAGTGCTTCGCCGTCCCCAGCGCTTCAGAACGGAGTTGACGATCAGTACCTCAAAGAGCCTCTTGTTCGACATCTTGCGGGTCAAGGTAGACCTTCACCGACGCGACCATGCCGTCTCGCAGCTCAAACACCTCGGTGAACTCGATGGTGTATCCAGGATCGGCGGGATTCGTCCCTGTGCTCTCGAACTCGACAACGATCACGTCCCCATCCGTGATGATGGTCTTTGCGCTCATGCGTTCGTCGGGGAACCTTCGATGAAGAACGTCGATGTTCCGGCGCACAGCGTCGATACCGAATCGAGGTTCCCCTATGGTGCTCCAGTACACGACATTGGGCTGATACAGACCCATGAGGACGTCGGTGTCACGAGCGTTGTAGGCT encodes the following:
- a CDS encoding nuclear transport factor 2 family protein; translation: MASAQDARTLIGQITAAYNARDTDVLMGLYQPNVVYWSTIGEPRFGIDAVRRNIDVLHRRFPDERMSAKTIITDGDVIVVEFESTGTNPADPGYTIEFTEVFELRDGMVASVKVYLDPQDVEQEAL